A single genomic interval of Stenotrophomonas sp. ZAC14D1_NAIMI4_1 harbors:
- the glnE gene encoding bifunctional [glutamate--ammonia ligase]-adenylyl-L-tyrosine phosphorylase/[glutamate--ammonia-ligase] adenylyltransferase, whose translation MTLAPAELPATLQPLVDRALARLAHVLPGPIPAELQPPLARLAVASDFALDTLVRQPALLAHLAQPGCPPLPAPVLDPQQPSDWPAQLRRWRAAMSTRLVWRDLAGLDDVPQTLAGATTLAEDCLRLALEALQQEFAQRHGVIRDDHGQPMQLVVFGLGKLGGGELNFSSDIDLVYAYPQGGESDGPRPLAAEEYFARLGQRLAKLLDDTTVDGFSHRVDLRLRPFGSAGRVALSFAAMDQYFQREGRDWERYAWLKARAVAGDIAAGEAWLQTLRPFVYRRYLDFTALDGLREMKAAITAEVARRELHEDIKRGAGGIREIEFLCQALQLIRAGREPVLRERRLLVALQALVNAGQIAADDGAALREAYLFLRRLENRLQMLRDAQTHVLPSDPLDRQRIALGLGYGDWDELRAALAVQQQRVSTEFAALLAPRKGQAAPDALASYWRSLPDGSNAELLAEAGFLDANGADQSLRDFAQSTGVKSLSDAARARLDRVLPALLHAATRSPQPDAALKRVLGLLQAVLRRTSYLALLDEQPSALARLVDVLARSALLAERLAAYPLLLDELLDVRVSGPMPDFAGMLAECQQVLPVEDPESQLRWLNETRLALSFRMAMATLDGRQGAVDSTRQLAELAQAVVITVLKLAEADMHAAHGAVPGGRFAIIGYGSLGGLELGFGSDLDLVFLHDHPAGVEASDGTRPLEPGRWYARLAQKVMALLGAVTAAGRLYDIDVRLRPDGGKGSLVSSLASYTDYQRERAWTWEHQALVRARGVAGDASLLADFEQVRAQTLGRERDHATLYADVLKMRGRMRTELDRSDAARLDLKQGAGGVVDLEFLLQTGVLARSAQVAALLEPRDTPSLIDALAAGFLPEDTARALQGAHATLLDVGLACTLDRRPRLAATTPAIEDACAAISAACVAAELPFG comes from the coding sequence ATGACCCTCGCCCCCGCTGAACTGCCCGCCACCCTGCAGCCCCTGGTCGACCGCGCCCTGGCGCGCCTGGCCCACGTCCTGCCCGGGCCCATCCCCGCCGAGCTGCAGCCGCCACTGGCTCGCCTGGCGGTGGCCAGCGACTTCGCCCTGGATACCCTCGTGCGCCAGCCGGCGCTGCTGGCCCATCTGGCGCAGCCGGGCTGCCCGCCGCTGCCGGCGCCGGTGCTCGACCCGCAGCAGCCCAGCGACTGGCCGGCACAGCTGCGGCGCTGGCGTGCGGCCATGTCCACCCGCCTGGTCTGGCGCGATCTGGCCGGCCTGGACGACGTGCCGCAGACCCTGGCCGGCGCCACCACTCTGGCCGAGGACTGCCTGCGCCTGGCGCTGGAGGCCCTGCAGCAGGAGTTCGCCCAGCGCCACGGGGTCATCCGCGATGACCACGGCCAGCCCATGCAGCTGGTGGTGTTCGGCCTGGGCAAGCTGGGCGGTGGCGAGCTCAACTTCAGTTCCGATATCGATCTGGTCTACGCCTATCCGCAGGGTGGTGAATCCGACGGCCCGCGCCCGCTGGCCGCCGAGGAATACTTCGCCCGCCTTGGCCAGCGCCTGGCCAAGCTGCTGGACGACACCACCGTCGATGGCTTCAGCCACCGCGTCGACCTGCGCCTGCGTCCGTTCGGCAGCGCTGGCCGTGTCGCGCTGTCGTTCGCGGCGATGGACCAGTACTTCCAGCGCGAGGGCCGCGACTGGGAACGCTATGCCTGGCTGAAGGCGCGCGCGGTGGCCGGTGATATTGCCGCCGGCGAAGCGTGGCTGCAGACCCTGCGCCCGTTCGTTTACCGCCGCTACCTGGATTTCACCGCGCTCGACGGCCTGCGCGAGATGAAGGCGGCGATCACCGCCGAGGTCGCCCGCCGCGAACTGCACGAAGACATCAAGCGCGGCGCCGGCGGCATCCGCGAAATCGAATTCCTCTGCCAGGCCCTGCAGCTGATCCGCGCCGGGCGCGAGCCGGTGCTGCGCGAGCGCCGCCTGCTGGTGGCCCTGCAGGCGCTGGTCAACGCCGGCCAGATTGCAGCGGACGATGGTGCCGCGCTGCGCGAGGCCTACCTGTTCCTGCGCCGCCTGGAAAACCGCCTGCAGATGCTGCGCGACGCGCAGACCCACGTGCTGCCCAGCGACCCGCTGGATCGCCAGCGCATCGCCCTCGGCCTGGGCTATGGCGATTGGGATGAACTGCGTGCGGCCCTGGCCGTGCAGCAGCAGCGGGTCAGCACCGAGTTCGCCGCGCTGCTGGCCCCGCGCAAGGGCCAGGCCGCCCCCGATGCGCTGGCCAGCTACTGGCGCAGCCTGCCCGACGGCAGCAACGCCGAACTGCTGGCCGAAGCCGGTTTCCTCGATGCCAACGGCGCCGACCAGTCGCTGCGTGATTTCGCCCAGAGTACCGGCGTGAAGTCACTGTCCGATGCCGCGCGTGCGCGCCTGGACCGCGTGCTGCCAGCGCTGCTGCATGCGGCCACGCGCTCGCCGCAGCCCGATGCCGCACTCAAGCGCGTGCTCGGCCTGTTGCAGGCCGTGCTGCGCCGAACCAGCTACCTGGCGCTGCTGGACGAGCAACCCAGCGCCCTGGCGCGGTTGGTGGACGTGCTGGCGCGCAGCGCGCTGCTGGCCGAACGCCTGGCGGCGTACCCCCTGCTGCTGGACGAACTGCTGGACGTGCGCGTATCTGGGCCGATGCCCGACTTCGCCGGCATGCTGGCCGAGTGCCAGCAGGTGCTGCCGGTGGAAGATCCCGAATCGCAGCTGCGCTGGCTCAATGAAACGCGGCTCGCGCTCAGCTTCCGCATGGCGATGGCCACGCTGGACGGCCGCCAGGGCGCGGTGGACAGCACCCGCCAGCTGGCCGAGCTGGCGCAGGCGGTGGTCATCACCGTGCTCAAGCTGGCCGAGGCGGACATGCACGCCGCGCACGGTGCGGTGCCGGGCGGGCGCTTCGCCATCATCGGTTACGGCAGCCTGGGTGGGCTGGAACTGGGCTTCGGTTCCGATCTGGACCTGGTGTTCCTGCACGACCATCCGGCCGGCGTGGAAGCCAGCGATGGCACCCGTCCGCTGGAACCGGGCCGCTGGTACGCGCGCCTGGCGCAGAAGGTGATGGCCCTGCTGGGCGCGGTTACCGCCGCCGGCCGCCTGTACGACATCGACGTGCGCCTGCGCCCGGATGGCGGCAAGGGATCGCTGGTGTCCTCGCTGGCCAGCTACACCGACTACCAGCGCGAGCGCGCCTGGACCTGGGAACACCAGGCCCTGGTGCGCGCGCGCGGCGTGGCCGGCGATGCCAGCCTGCTGGCCGATTTCGAACAGGTGCGCGCGCAGACGCTGGGCCGCGAACGCGACCACGCCACGCTGTATGCCGACGTGCTGAAGATGCGCGGGCGCATGCGCACCGAACTGGACCGCAGCGATGCCGCGCGCCTGGACCTGAAGCAGGGCGCCGGTGGCGTGGTGGATCTGGAGTTCCTTCTGCAGACCGGCGTGCTGGCACGCAGCGCGCAGGTTGCGGCGCTGCTGGAACCGCGCGACACGCCGTCGTTGATCGACGCACTGGCGGCGGGATTCCTGCCCGAAGACACCGCACGTGCGCTGCAGGGCGCGCACGCCACCCTGCTGGATGTCGGCCTGGCCTGCACGCTGGACCGCCGCCCGCGGCTGGCGGCCACAACGCCTGCGATTGAAGACGCGTGTGCAGCGATCAGTGCCGCCTGCGTGGCCGCAGAGCTGCCGTTCGGCTGA
- a CDS encoding queuosine precursor transporter, with translation MSVRPDPVFAPLTPRALVLAVLAMGAVVLLSNVLVQYPINDWLTWGAFSYPVAFLVSNLINRRFGPGPARRVAWIGFLVAVVLSVWVATPRIAIASCSAFIVAQLLDITVFDRLRRGSWWRAPMVATTCSATVDTTIFWSIAFAGSALPWVSWAAGDLAVKLAIGVCLLAPFRALLWKMAPLAR, from the coding sequence ATGTCCGTGCGTCCTGACCCTGTGTTTGCCCCGCTGACCCCGCGCGCGCTCGTGCTGGCAGTGCTGGCCATGGGCGCAGTGGTGCTGCTGTCCAACGTGCTGGTGCAGTACCCCATCAACGACTGGCTGACCTGGGGCGCGTTCAGCTACCCGGTGGCGTTCCTGGTGAGCAACCTGATCAACCGCCGCTTCGGCCCGGGCCCGGCCCGCCGCGTGGCGTGGATCGGTTTCCTGGTGGCAGTGGTGCTGTCGGTGTGGGTGGCGACCCCGCGCATCGCCATTGCCTCGTGCTCGGCCTTCATCGTGGCCCAGCTGCTGGACATCACGGTCTTCGACCGCCTGCGCCGTGGCAGCTGGTGGCGCGCACCGATGGTGGCCACCACCTGCAGCGCGACGGTGGACACCACGATCTTCTGGTCGATCGCCTTCGCCGGTTCTGCGCTGCCGTGGGTGAGCTGGGCCGCAGGCGACCTGGCGGTGAAGCTGGCCATCGGCGTGTGCCTGCTGGCACCGTTCCGCGCGTTGCTGTGGAAGATGGCACCGCTGGCCCGGTAG
- a CDS encoding mitochondrial fission ELM1 family protein, which translates to MVKRSSAPWTVTDGRAGNVRQAVALASALRQGTHRPLVLQPRAPWRWLSPRRLPGDVNGYGEDFAELAAQAPALAIGCGRQAAGALRVLRARGSRTVQILDPRLPSRHWDLVVVPEHDALRGSNVLTLVGSLNPVDDDWLAWGRAAFAGFSTLPGPRTALLVGGPTPLAPWDEAAMVAVFDALAEQIRSEGGSLLATTSRRTPPALAEILRAKFAHLPHVIWGDGGDGVNPYAGLLGWANRVVVSPDSVNLLSEASATRMPVMVALAGTAQGRLARFQRQLHERGRLQARWLDWQYDRIEPLRETARVAAEVHARLSLG; encoded by the coding sequence ATGGTGAAACGATCGAGCGCGCCGTGGACGGTCACTGACGGCCGTGCCGGCAATGTCCGCCAGGCGGTCGCGCTGGCCTCGGCGCTGCGCCAGGGCACCCACCGCCCGCTGGTCCTGCAGCCCCGTGCGCCGTGGCGCTGGCTCTCGCCGCGGCGCCTGCCCGGGGATGTGAACGGCTACGGCGAGGACTTCGCCGAACTGGCCGCGCAGGCCCCTGCGCTGGCGATCGGCTGTGGCCGCCAGGCCGCCGGTGCGCTGCGCGTGCTGCGTGCGCGCGGCAGCCGCACGGTGCAGATCCTCGACCCGCGCCTGCCCTCGCGCCATTGGGATCTGGTGGTGGTGCCCGAACACGATGCCCTGCGTGGCAGCAACGTGCTGACCCTGGTCGGCAGCCTGAACCCGGTGGACGATGACTGGCTGGCCTGGGGCCGTGCGGCGTTTGCCGGTTTCAGCACCCTGCCCGGCCCGCGCACCGCGCTGCTGGTGGGCGGGCCGACACCGCTGGCGCCGTGGGACGAGGCGGCGATGGTGGCCGTGTTCGACGCACTGGCCGAGCAGATCCGCAGCGAAGGCGGCAGCCTGCTGGCCACCACCTCGCGGCGCACGCCGCCGGCGCTGGCCGAGATCCTGCGCGCAAAGTTCGCGCATCTGCCGCATGTGATCTGGGGCGACGGCGGCGACGGGGTGAACCCGTATGCCGGCCTGCTGGGCTGGGCCAACCGTGTGGTGGTATCGCCGGATTCGGTGAACCTGCTCTCTGAAGCCAGCGCCACGCGCATGCCGGTGATGGTGGCCCTGGCCGGCACCGCGCAGGGGCGGCTGGCCCGCTTCCAGCGCCAGTTGCATGAACGCGGGCGACTGCAGGCGCGCTGGCTGGACTGGCAGTACGACCGTATCGAGCCGCTGCGCGAAACCGCGCGGGTGGCGGCGGAAGTGCACGCGCGCCTGTCGCTGGGGTAG
- a CDS encoding malonic semialdehyde reductase translates to MSHALDAAALDQLFRTARTQNAFLDKPVEDAQLHALYELVKWGPTAANGSPARFVFVKSAEAKAKLAPALSEGNHDKTLAAPVTVIVAFDQDFHEKLPYLFPHTDAKAWFDGPREGRHEGAFRNGSLQGAYLILAARALGLDAGPMSGFDNAKVDEAFFAGTNIKSNFLVNLGYGDPSGLFPRLPRLSFDEAARIA, encoded by the coding sequence ATGTCCCACGCGCTCGACGCTGCTGCACTGGACCAGCTGTTCCGCACTGCCCGTACCCAGAACGCCTTCCTCGACAAGCCCGTGGAAGACGCCCAGCTGCACGCCCTGTACGAGCTGGTGAAGTGGGGCCCGACCGCCGCCAATGGCAGCCCGGCGCGCTTCGTGTTCGTGAAGTCGGCTGAAGCCAAGGCCAAGCTGGCCCCGGCGCTGTCCGAAGGCAACCACGACAAGACCCTGGCCGCACCGGTCACCGTGATCGTCGCTTTCGACCAGGACTTCCACGAGAAGCTGCCGTACCTGTTCCCGCACACCGATGCCAAGGCCTGGTTCGACGGCCCGCGTGAAGGCCGCCACGAAGGCGCGTTCCGCAATGGCAGCCTGCAGGGCGCCTACCTGATCCTGGCCGCACGCGCGCTGGGCCTGGATGCCGGCCCGATGTCCGGCTTCGACAACGCCAAGGTCGACGAAGCCTTCTTCGCCGGCACCAACATCAAGTCGAATTTCCTGGTCAACCTGGGGTACGGTGACCCCTCGGGCCTGTTCCCCCGTCTGCCGCGCCTGTCGTTCGACGAAGCGGCGCGCATCGCGTAA
- a CDS encoding YceI family protein: protein MSATRKLLLPLALTLAIAACSKPADTAAPAADAAAPAATEQAAATPSADAAAAAPAAEAIQIASGTYKLDPSHTDVLAQWSHFGFSHPSAHFGNAEGTLVYDAADVTKSTVEVKLPLSGLNSFTAKFDEHLKSADFFDAAKFADATFKSTKVEAAGTNKLTVTGDLTIKGITKPVTLDVTVNGGGEHPMAKVPAAGFDATTTLKRSDFGVGAYAPNVSDEVNIRITTEATGEKPAA, encoded by the coding sequence ATGAGCGCCACCCGTAAACTGCTGCTGCCGCTGGCCCTGACCCTGGCCATCGCCGCCTGCTCCAAGCCGGCCGACACCGCTGCCCCGGCCGCCGATGCTGCCGCCCCGGCGGCCACCGAGCAGGCTGCCGCCACCCCGTCGGCTGACGCCGCTGCCGCCGCCCCGGCCGCCGAAGCGATCCAGATCGCCTCGGGCACCTACAAGCTCGACCCGAGCCACACCGACGTGCTGGCCCAGTGGAGCCACTTCGGCTTCTCGCACCCGAGCGCGCACTTCGGCAACGCCGAAGGCACCCTGGTGTACGACGCCGCCGACGTGACCAAGTCCACCGTGGAAGTGAAGCTGCCGCTGAGCGGCCTGAACAGCTTCACCGCCAAGTTCGACGAACACCTGAAGAGCGCCGATTTCTTCGACGCCGCCAAGTTTGCCGATGCCACCTTCAAGAGCACCAAGGTTGAAGCGGCCGGCACCAACAAGCTGACCGTCACCGGCGACCTGACCATCAAGGGCATCACCAAGCCGGTCACCCTGGACGTCACCGTCAACGGCGGCGGCGAGCACCCGATGGCCAAGGTCCCGGCCGCCGGCTTCGATGCAACCACCACCCTGAAGCGCAGCGATTTCGGCGTCGGCGCCTACGCCCCGAACGTCAGCGATGAAGTGAACATCCGCATCACCACCGAAGCGACTGGCGAAAAGCCGGCCGCTTGA
- a CDS encoding siderophore-interacting protein, which produces MTQHENSRLRLDVRFRQLTVLRTETVTPHMRRVVLGGADLAGFDSPGPDDHIKLFFPNSSGEMVLPVMTAEGPRYPEGKEHSVARDYTPRWWDHEAGELAIDFVLHDQGIAGPWAERAQPGDSLAIGGPRGSFVVADDYDAYVLIGDETALPAIARWLDVLPDGAEVQAYIEVSDEDERQDLPQYENVRIHWLERNGFPAASSTLLEDMLTDFEAPDGDTFYWIATESRRARMMRKFIEGHLGMPRDWIRSTGYWKAHPDETDGD; this is translated from the coding sequence ATGACCCAACATGAAAATTCGCGCCTGCGCCTGGATGTGCGCTTCCGCCAGCTGACCGTGCTGCGCACCGAGACTGTCACCCCGCACATGCGCCGCGTGGTGCTGGGCGGCGCCGATCTGGCCGGTTTCGATTCGCCCGGCCCGGATGACCACATCAAGCTGTTCTTCCCCAACAGCAGCGGCGAGATGGTGCTGCCGGTGATGACCGCCGAAGGCCCGCGCTACCCCGAGGGCAAGGAGCACTCGGTGGCGCGCGATTACACCCCGCGCTGGTGGGACCACGAGGCCGGCGAGCTGGCCATCGACTTCGTGCTGCACGACCAGGGCATTGCCGGGCCGTGGGCCGAGCGTGCGCAGCCGGGCGACAGCCTGGCCATCGGCGGGCCGCGCGGCTCGTTCGTGGTGGCCGACGATTACGACGCCTACGTGCTGATTGGCGATGAAACCGCACTGCCGGCCATCGCCCGCTGGCTGGACGTGCTGCCCGATGGCGCCGAGGTGCAGGCGTACATCGAAGTGAGCGACGAGGACGAGCGCCAGGACCTGCCGCAGTACGAGAACGTGCGCATCCACTGGCTGGAGCGCAATGGCTTCCCGGCGGCCAGCAGCACGCTGCTGGAAGACATGCTGACCGACTTCGAAGCGCCCGACGGCGACACGTTCTACTGGATCGCCACCGAATCGCGCCGCGCGCGGATGATGCGCAAGTTCATCGAAGGCCACCTGGGCATGCCGCGCGATTGGATCCGCTCGACCGGCTACTGGAAGGCGCACCCGGACGAAACCGACGGCGATTGA
- a CDS encoding PadR family transcriptional regulator — MARTSTAKVRKEDDAPAVPRRNGQPRVLSRGDLRLLVLALIGEQPRHGYELIQHISGLFMQAYTPSAGTMYPLLASFEQAGWVASEEEDGRRVFRITAAGEFELKVQRTQVRLAQRRAFDRAREITKASLPPPLAAALREFKQALVRHHGRWSEGEAEAVAAQLSRASALLNGALGDAPYPVTPTEPD, encoded by the coding sequence ATGGCCCGGACCTCTACCGCCAAGGTGCGCAAGGAAGACGATGCACCCGCCGTTCCCCGCCGCAACGGCCAGCCCCGCGTGCTCAGCCGCGGCGACCTGCGCCTGCTGGTGCTGGCGCTGATCGGCGAACAGCCGCGCCACGGCTACGAGCTGATCCAGCACATCAGCGGCTTGTTCATGCAGGCCTACACACCCAGCGCCGGCACCATGTACCCGCTGCTGGCCAGCTTCGAGCAGGCCGGCTGGGTGGCCTCGGAAGAAGAGGACGGCCGCCGGGTGTTCCGCATCACCGCCGCGGGCGAGTTCGAGCTGAAGGTGCAGCGCACCCAGGTGCGGCTGGCCCAGCGCCGCGCCTTCGACCGCGCCCGCGAGATCACCAAGGCCTCGCTGCCGCCGCCGCTGGCCGCCGCCCTGCGCGAGTTCAAGCAGGCGCTGGTGCGCCACCACGGCCGCTGGAGCGAAGGCGAGGCCGAAGCCGTGGCCGCGCAGCTGTCGCGTGCGTCTGCCCTGCTGAACGGCGCGCTGGGCGATGCCCCCTACCCCGTTACCCCGACCGAGCCAGACTGA
- the aceE gene encoding pyruvate dehydrogenase (acetyl-transferring), homodimeric type, producing the protein MNWLNEVLNNDTNPVETQEWIESLKAVIDVEGPERAHQLLEGMVELTRRSGAYLPFSPTTEYVNTIDPQLEAKSPGNAELEWRIRSIIRWNAMATVVRANRKPGDLGGHIASFASGATLYDVGFNHFWRAPSDSHPGDLLFIQGHSAPGIYSRAFLEGRINEEQLDKFRMEVDGGGLSSYPHPWLMPDFWQTPTVSMGLGPLAAIYQAQFMRYLENRGLIEKSDRKVWCFIGDGESDEPETLGAIALAGREGLDNLIFVVNCNLQRLDGPVRGNGKIIQELEGVFRGGGWNVIKLLWGGYWDALLAKDTNGVLKKLMMETVDGEYQNCKAFGGAYTREHFFGKYPETAAMVAGLSDDDIWRLNRGGHDPHKVYAAYHQAVNTKGMPTVILAKTVKGYGMGSAGEALNPTHQTKKLDDEAVRHFRDRFNIPVTDAQLADGQVPFYHPGPDSPEVQYLQERRSALGGYLPQRRRKADKSFNAPKLETYERLLKSSGERSYSTTMAFVQSLNITLRDKELGPHIVPIVADEARTFGMEGLFRQIGIYAPFGQKYKPVDADQLMFYREDQSGQVLQQGISEPGAISSWMAAGTSYSVSNVPMLPFYIYYSMFGFQRVGDIAWQAADMRTRGFLLGGTAGRTTLNGEGLQHEDGFSHLVAGGIPNVRSYDPTFGFEVTVILQHGTKAMMEDQVDEYYYLTLMNENYTHPEMPEGAAEGIVKGMYLLTDAGKPKKGDLRVQLLGSGTILREVIAAAELLDKDFGVTADIWSCPSFNELRRDGFDAERANRFHPEGEQRKAYVTELLEGRQGPAIAATDYVRAYADQIRAFVPMSYTVLGTDGFGRSDTRANLRRFFEVDRYYIAHAAIAALAKDGKMTGKDVARAIKQYKIDPEKANPVGV; encoded by the coding sequence ATGAACTGGTTGAACGAAGTGCTGAACAACGACACCAATCCTGTGGAAACCCAGGAGTGGATCGAGTCGTTGAAGGCCGTTATTGATGTCGAGGGCCCCGAGCGCGCGCATCAGCTGCTGGAAGGCATGGTGGAACTGACCCGTCGTTCGGGTGCGTACCTGCCGTTCTCTCCCACTACCGAATACGTCAACACCATCGATCCGCAGCTGGAGGCCAAGAGCCCGGGCAACGCGGAACTGGAATGGCGCATCCGTTCGATCATCCGTTGGAACGCGATGGCCACCGTCGTGCGTGCCAACCGCAAGCCGGGCGACCTGGGCGGCCACATCGCCTCCTTCGCCTCCGGCGCCACCCTGTACGACGTGGGCTTCAACCACTTCTGGCGCGCCCCGAGCGACAGCCACCCGGGCGACCTGCTGTTCATCCAGGGCCACAGCGCCCCGGGCATCTACTCGCGTGCCTTCCTGGAAGGCCGCATCAATGAAGAACAGCTCGACAAGTTCCGCATGGAAGTGGACGGCGGTGGCCTGTCGTCCTACCCGCACCCGTGGCTGATGCCGGACTTCTGGCAGACCCCCACCGTGTCGATGGGCCTGGGCCCGCTGGCCGCCATCTACCAGGCGCAGTTCATGCGCTACCTGGAAAACCGTGGCCTGATCGAGAAGTCCGACCGCAAGGTGTGGTGCTTCATCGGCGACGGCGAGAGCGACGAGCCGGAAACCCTGGGTGCCATCGCCCTGGCCGGCCGTGAAGGCCTGGACAACCTGATCTTCGTGGTGAACTGCAACCTGCAGCGCCTGGACGGCCCGGTGCGCGGCAACGGCAAGATCATCCAGGAACTGGAAGGCGTGTTCCGTGGCGGCGGCTGGAATGTCATCAAGCTGCTGTGGGGCGGTTACTGGGATGCCCTGCTGGCCAAGGACACCAATGGCGTCCTGAAGAAGCTGATGATGGAAACCGTCGACGGCGAATACCAGAACTGCAAGGCCTTCGGCGGCGCGTATACCCGCGAGCACTTCTTCGGCAAGTACCCGGAAACCGCTGCGATGGTCGCCGGCCTCAGCGACGACGACATCTGGCGCCTGAACCGTGGTGGCCACGACCCGCACAAGGTGTACGCCGCCTACCACCAGGCCGTGAACACCAAGGGCATGCCGACCGTCATCCTGGCCAAGACCGTGAAGGGTTACGGCATGGGCAGCGCCGGTGAGGCCCTGAACCCGACCCACCAGACCAAGAAGCTGGACGACGAAGCGGTGCGCCACTTCCGCGACCGCTTCAACATTCCGGTGACCGACGCGCAGCTGGCCGATGGCCAGGTGCCGTTCTACCACCCGGGCCCGGATTCGCCGGAAGTGCAGTACCTGCAGGAGCGCCGCAGCGCCCTGGGCGGTTACCTGCCGCAGCGCCGCCGCAAGGCCGACAAGAGCTTCAATGCACCGAAGCTGGAAACCTACGAGCGCCTGCTGAAGAGCAGCGGCGAGCGCAGCTATTCCACCACCATGGCCTTCGTGCAGAGCCTGAACATCACCCTGCGCGACAAGGAACTGGGCCCGCACATCGTGCCGATCGTGGCCGACGAAGCCCGTACCTTCGGCATGGAAGGCCTGTTCCGCCAGATCGGCATCTACGCGCCGTTCGGCCAGAAGTACAAGCCGGTCGACGCCGACCAGCTGATGTTCTACCGCGAAGACCAGAGCGGCCAGGTGCTGCAGCAGGGCATCAGCGAGCCGGGCGCCATCAGCTCGTGGATGGCCGCCGGTACCAGCTACTCGGTCAGCAACGTGCCGATGCTGCCGTTCTACATCTACTACTCGATGTTCGGCTTCCAGCGCGTGGGCGACATTGCCTGGCAGGCCGCTGACATGCGTACCCGCGGCTTCCTGCTGGGTGGCACCGCCGGCCGCACCACGCTGAACGGTGAAGGCCTGCAGCACGAAGATGGCTTCAGCCACCTGGTGGCCGGCGGCATCCCGAACGTGCGCAGCTACGACCCGACCTTCGGCTTCGAAGTGACGGTGATCCTGCAGCACGGCACCAAGGCCATGATGGAAGACCAGGTAGACGAGTACTACTACCTGACCCTGATGAACGAAAACTACACCCACCCGGAAATGCCGGAAGGTGCAGCCGAAGGCATCGTGAAGGGCATGTACCTGCTGACCGACGCCGGCAAGCCGAAGAAGGGCGACCTGCGCGTGCAGCTGCTGGGTTCGGGCACCATCCTGCGTGAAGTGATTGCCGCCGCCGAGCTGCTGGACAAGGACTTCGGCGTGACCGCCGACATCTGGTCCTGCCCGAGCTTCAACGAGCTGCGCCGCGATGGCTTCGATGCCGAGCGTGCCAACCGCTTCCACCCGGAAGGCGAACAGCGCAAGGCCTACGTGACCGAGCTGCTGGAAGGCCGCCAGGGTCCGGCGATCGCCGCCACCGACTACGTGCGTGCGTATGCGGACCAGATCCGCGCGTTCGTGCCGATGTCGTACACCGTGCTGGGTACGGATGGCTTTGGCCGTTCGGATACCCGTGCGAACCTGCGTCGCTTCTTCGAGGTTGACCGGTACTACATCGCGCATGCCGCGATTGCGGCGCTGGCTAAGGACGGGAAGATGACCGGGAAGGACGTGGCCCGGGCGATCAAGCAGTACAAGATTGATCCGGAGAAGGCTAATCCTGTTGGGGTTTGA